A window of Neorhizobium galegae bv. orientalis str. HAMBI 540 genomic DNA:
AGGAAACAGAGTGCAGCAGGTCAGGCGTCGGCTGTCGGATTGGTGGCGATCTTGGCGCGGTCGATGCCGGCGATCATCTCTGCCACGGCTTGCGCAGCCGCATCGAGAACCCGCGGATCGCGGGCGCGCACCACGATCTCGGTTGAGAACCGCTGCCCGTCATACTTCGGATAGGAGCCGATGCTGGTCTCCGGATGCGCCTTCTGCACGGCCGACAGCAGCGTGCCGATATCGCCTTCGCCATAGGGGCAGGGGAGCGCCCGCGACAGCATTTTTGTGCCCGAGCGCAGCATCGGCAACACGTTGTCGACCATCGCCTGGAAGACCTGTGGCACGCCGGCCATCACGTAGACATTGCCGATGATAAAGCCCGGCGCGGTCGAGACCGGGTTGGGAATATGCCTGGAGCCCTCGGGCATGCGGGCCATGCGCTGGCGCGCCTCGGTGAATTCCATCTCCCGGCGCTTGTACATGTCGGCAAGCAGCCTCATCGCTTCGGGATCGTGGATGCAGGGCACGCCAAAGGCTTTGGAGATTGCGTCGGCGGTGATGTCGTCATGGGTAGGCCCGATGCCGCCCGAGGTGAAGACGTAGTCGTAACGGCCGCGCAGCGCGTTCAGCGCCTCGACGATCGCATCCTCCTCGTCGGCGACGATCCGCACTTCCTTGAGGTCGATGCCGGA
This region includes:
- a CDS encoding competence/damage-inducible protein A — protein: MPEAPQPSLIVTAAMLAIGDELLSGRTKDKNIGHLADLLTLSGIDLKEVRIVADEEDAIVEALNALRGRYDYVFTSGGIGPTHDDITADAISKAFGVPCIHDPEAMRLLADMYKRREMEFTEARQRMARMPEGSRHIPNPVSTAPGFIIGNVYVMAGVPQVFQAMVDNVLPMLRSGTKMLSRALPCPYGEGDIGTLLSAVQKAHPETSIGSYPKYDGQRFSTEIVVRARDPRVLDAAAQAVAEMIAGIDRAKIATNPTADA